One Streptomyces mobaraensis NBRC 13819 = DSM 40847 DNA segment encodes these proteins:
- a CDS encoding acyl-CoA dehydrogenase family protein produces the protein MDHRLTPEHEELRRTVEEFAHDVIAPKIGDFYERHEFPYEIVRDMGRMGLFGLPFPEEYGGMGGDYLALGIALEELARVDSSVAITLEAGVSLGAMPIFRFGTEEQKREWLPRLCAGEILGGFGLTEPECGSDAGGTRTTARLDEATDEWVINGTKCFITNSGTDITALVTVTAVTGRTPDGKPLISSIIVPSGTPGFTVAAPYSKVGWNASDTRELSFSDVRVPRANLLGEEGRGYAQFLRILDEGRIAISALATGLAQGCVDESLTYARTRRAFGRPIGDNQAIQFKIADMEMRAHTARLAWRDAASRLVHGEPFKKQAALAKLYSSEIAVDNAREATQIHGGYGFMNEYPVARMWRDAKILEIGEGTSEVQRMLIARELGLVG, from the coding sequence CTGGACCACCGCCTCACCCCCGAGCACGAGGAACTCCGCCGTACCGTCGAGGAGTTCGCCCACGACGTGATCGCCCCGAAGATCGGGGACTTCTACGAGCGCCATGAGTTCCCCTACGAGATCGTCCGCGACATGGGCCGCATGGGCCTCTTCGGCCTCCCCTTCCCCGAGGAGTACGGCGGGATGGGCGGCGACTATCTCGCCCTGGGCATCGCCCTGGAGGAGCTGGCCCGCGTCGACTCGTCCGTGGCGATCACCCTGGAGGCGGGCGTCTCCCTGGGCGCGATGCCGATCTTCCGCTTCGGCACCGAGGAGCAGAAGCGCGAGTGGCTGCCCCGGCTGTGCGCCGGCGAGATACTGGGCGGCTTCGGGCTGACGGAGCCGGAGTGCGGCTCGGACGCGGGCGGCACCCGGACCACCGCCCGGCTGGACGAGGCCACGGACGAGTGGGTCATCAACGGCACCAAGTGCTTCATCACCAACTCGGGCACCGACATCACCGCCCTCGTCACCGTCACCGCGGTCACCGGCCGCACGCCGGACGGCAAGCCGCTGATCTCCTCGATCATCGTCCCGTCGGGCACCCCCGGCTTCACCGTCGCGGCCCCCTACTCCAAGGTCGGCTGGAACGCCTCGGACACCCGTGAGCTGTCCTTCTCCGACGTCCGGGTGCCGCGCGCCAACCTGCTGGGCGAGGAGGGCCGCGGGTACGCCCAGTTCCTGCGGATCCTCGACGAGGGCCGGATCGCGATCTCCGCGCTGGCCACCGGCCTGGCGCAGGGCTGCGTCGACGAGTCGCTGACGTACGCGCGGACGCGGCGGGCCTTCGGCCGGCCGATCGGCGACAACCAGGCGATCCAGTTCAAGATCGCCGACATGGAGATGCGCGCCCACACCGCCCGCCTCGCCTGGCGGGACGCGGCCTCCCGGCTGGTGCACGGCGAGCCGTTCAAAAAGCAGGCGGCGCTGGCCAAGCTCTACTCGTCGGAGATCGCGGTGGACAACGCCCGCGAGGCCACCCAGATCCACGGCGGCTACGGCTTCATGAACGAGTACCCGGTGGCCCGGATGTGGCGCGACGCCAAGATCCTGGAGATCGGCGAGGGCACCAGCGAGGTCCAGCGGATGCTGATCGCCCGGGAGCTGGGGCTCGTGGGCTGA
- a CDS encoding acetyl/propionyl/methylcrotonyl-CoA carboxylase subunit alpha: protein MFESVLVANRGEIAVRVIRTLRELGIRSVAVYSDADADARHVREADTAVRLGPASAAESYLSVERLLAAAERSGARAVHPGYGFLAENAAFARACADAGLVFIGPPADAIDLMGDKIRAKETVRAAGVPVVPGSSGSGLTDAQLIDAAREIGMPVLLKPSAGGGGKGMRLVRDEALLADEIAAARREARSSFGDDTLLVERWIDRPRHIEIQVLADGHGNVVHLGERECSLQRRHQKIIEEAPSVLLDEATRAAMGAAAVQAARSCGYTGAGTVEFIVPGGDPSAYYFMEMNTRLQVEHPVTELVTGLDLVEWQLRAAAGERLSFTQDEVTLTGHAIEARVCAEVPARGFLPSAGTVVALREPEGPGVRVDSGLLPGTEVGTDYDPMLAKIIAYGPDRATALRRLRAALADTTILGLETNTGFLRRLLAHPSVVSGDLDTGLVDRDGPSLLTDTVPAEVYTTAALTRQAALSPASAPASWTDPFSTPDGWRLGGTPAWTPHHFRVPGHDPVTVRVRTTATGTGTEVLVDAPEGAGAPEAAAGAAAGGATAGASGTQASGSPAPSAPGGMAAAPTGSPTDRAAHGTTDAPAPAAGGAEGATAGGQRVGDAGAPRAGVAAADDATAPGGRTAGAAAAGPSTARVTAPAAGLPAQQSAATGGSGGLPPVSGRGGIGEQPAAGAPRRARLLPTAPHHLTLDLDGRTTPFVISPDGAWLAHQGDTWHILDHDPVAAGGASAAAHAGALTAPMPGTVTVVKAAVGDTVTAGQSLLVVEAMKMEHVIAAPHDGTVTELDVTPGSTVAMDQVLAVVAPDQPAQEEA from the coding sequence ATGTTCGAGAGTGTCCTGGTCGCCAACCGAGGCGAGATCGCCGTCCGGGTCATCCGCACCCTGCGGGAGCTGGGCATCCGCTCGGTCGCCGTGTACAGCGACGCGGACGCCGACGCCCGGCACGTCCGCGAGGCCGACACGGCCGTCCGCCTGGGCCCGGCCTCCGCCGCCGAGAGCTACCTGTCCGTCGAACGGCTGCTGGCCGCGGCGGAACGGTCCGGCGCCCGGGCCGTCCACCCCGGCTACGGCTTCCTCGCCGAGAACGCGGCCTTCGCCCGCGCCTGCGCCGACGCCGGACTGGTCTTCATCGGCCCGCCGGCCGACGCGATCGACCTCATGGGCGACAAGATCCGCGCGAAGGAGACGGTCCGGGCGGCGGGCGTCCCGGTCGTCCCCGGCTCGTCGGGCAGCGGCCTGACCGACGCCCAACTGATCGACGCGGCGCGGGAGATCGGCATGCCGGTGCTGCTGAAGCCGTCCGCGGGCGGCGGCGGCAAGGGCATGCGGCTGGTCCGCGACGAGGCGCTGCTCGCCGACGAGATCGCGGCGGCCCGGCGCGAGGCGCGCAGCTCCTTCGGCGACGACACGCTGCTGGTGGAACGGTGGATCGACCGCCCCCGGCACATCGAGATCCAGGTCCTCGCGGACGGCCACGGCAACGTCGTCCACCTCGGCGAGCGCGAGTGCTCGCTCCAGCGCCGCCACCAGAAGATCATCGAGGAGGCGCCGAGCGTCCTCCTGGACGAGGCCACGCGCGCCGCGATGGGCGCCGCCGCCGTCCAGGCGGCCCGCTCCTGCGGCTACACGGGCGCGGGCACGGTCGAGTTCATCGTCCCCGGCGGCGACCCGTCCGCCTACTACTTCATGGAGATGAACACCCGCCTCCAGGTCGAGCACCCGGTGACCGAGCTGGTGACCGGCCTGGACCTGGTGGAATGGCAGCTCCGCGCGGCGGCGGGCGAACGCCTGTCCTTCACGCAGGACGAGGTGACCCTCACCGGCCACGCCATCGAGGCCCGCGTCTGCGCCGAGGTCCCGGCCCGCGGCTTCCTCCCGTCCGCCGGCACGGTCGTGGCCCTGCGCGAACCGGAGGGACCGGGCGTCCGCGTCGACTCCGGCCTGCTCCCGGGCACGGAGGTCGGCACCGACTACGACCCGATGCTCGCCAAGATCATCGCGTACGGCCCCGACCGCGCGACGGCCCTGCGCCGCCTCCGCGCCGCCCTGGCGGACACGACCATCCTCGGCCTGGAGACCAACACCGGCTTCCTCCGCCGCCTCCTGGCCCACCCGTCGGTGGTCTCGGGCGACCTGGACACGGGCCTGGTCGACCGCGACGGCCCGTCGCTGCTGACGGACACGGTCCCGGCCGAGGTCTACACGACGGCGGCCCTGACCCGGCAGGCGGCCTTGTCCCCCGCCTCCGCCCCCGCTTCGTGGACGGACCCGTTCTCCACCCCGGACGGGTGGCGCCTGGGCGGCACCCCCGCCTGGACACCGCACCACTTCCGCGTCCCCGGACACGACCCGGTCACGGTCCGGGTCCGGACGACGGCGACGGGAACGGGGACGGAGGTGCTGGTGGACGCGCCTGAGGGCGCGGGGGCGCCTGAGGCGGCGGCCGGCGCGGCAGCGGGAGGCGCGACGGCCGGCGCAAGCGGCACCCAGGCGTCCGGAAGCCCGGCGCCGTCGGCGCCGGGCGGGATGGCCGCCGCTCCGACGGGCAGCCCGACGGACCGTGCGGCGCACGGGACCACCGACGCACCCGCTCCGGCGGCGGGCGGCGCCGAAGGCGCCACGGCCGGCGGGCAGCGCGTGGGCGACGCAGGCGCTCCGCGCGCCGGCGTGGCCGCCGCGGACGACGCCACTGCGCCCGGCGGCCGTACGGCCGGCGCGGCAGCGGCCGGCCCGAGCACCGCCCGCGTGACGGCGCCCGCCGCCGGCCTGCCCGCGCAGCAGAGCGCGGCGACCGGGGGGTCCGGGGGCTTGCCCCCGGTTTCGGGAAGGGGCGGGATTGGGGAACAGCCCGCCGCAGGCGCCCCCCGCCGCGCCCGCCTCCTCCCCACCGCCCCCCACCACCTCACCCTCGACCTCGACGGCCGCACCACCCCCTTCGTCATAAGCCCCGACGGAGCCTGGCTGGCCCACCAAGGCGACACCTGGCACATCCTCGACCACGACCCCGTAGCCGCCGGAGGCGCGAGCGCCGCCGCGCACGCCGGAGCGCTCACCGCGCCCATGCCCGGCACGGTCACCGTCGTGAAGGCGGCCGTCGGGGACACGGTCACCGCCGGCCAGAGCCTGCTCGTCGTGGAGGCGATGAAGATGGAGCACGTCATCGCCGCCCCGCACGACGGCACGGTCACGGAACTGGACGTCACCCCCGGCAGCACGGTCGCCATGGACCAGGTCCTGGCCGTGGTCGCCCCGGACCAGCCCGCCCAGGAGGAAGCATGA
- the speB gene encoding agmatinase: MTTDAPREPRGPVDSSRIPRYAGPATFARLPRLDEVGTADVAVVGVPFDTGVSYRPGARFGGNAIREASRLLRPYNPAQDASPFALAQVADAGDIAANPFDINEAVETIEAAADDILGTGARMMTLGGDHTIALPLLRSVAKKHGPVALLHFDAHLDTWDTYFGAEYTHGTPFRRAVEEGILDTSALSHVGTRGPLYGKQDLTDDEKMGFGIVTSADVYRRGADEVADQLRQRIGDRPLYISIDIDCLDPAHAPGTGTPEAGGMTSRELLEILRGLSSCNLVSADVVEVAPAYDHAEITAVAASHTAYELTTIMSRQIAAARSGR, translated from the coding sequence ATGACCACCGACGCCCCCCGTGAACCGCGCGGCCCCGTCGACTCGTCCCGCATCCCGCGTTACGCCGGGCCGGCGACCTTCGCCCGGCTGCCGCGGCTCGACGAGGTCGGCACGGCCGACGTCGCCGTCGTCGGCGTGCCCTTCGACACCGGCGTCTCCTACCGCCCCGGCGCCCGCTTCGGCGGCAACGCCATCCGCGAGGCGTCCCGGCTGCTGCGCCCCTACAACCCGGCGCAGGACGCGTCGCCGTTCGCCCTCGCGCAGGTCGCGGACGCCGGTGACATCGCCGCCAACCCGTTCGACATCAACGAGGCCGTCGAGACGATCGAGGCCGCGGCCGACGACATCCTCGGCACCGGCGCCCGCATGATGACGCTCGGCGGCGACCACACCATCGCGCTGCCGCTGCTGCGCTCGGTCGCCAAGAAGCACGGCCCGGTCGCGCTGCTGCACTTCGACGCGCACCTGGACACCTGGGACACCTACTTCGGCGCCGAGTACACCCACGGCACCCCGTTCCGCCGGGCCGTCGAGGAAGGCATCCTCGACACGTCCGCCCTCTCCCACGTCGGCACCCGCGGCCCGCTGTACGGCAAGCAGGACCTGACCGACGACGAGAAGATGGGCTTCGGCATCGTCACCTCCGCGGACGTCTACCGCCGCGGCGCCGACGAGGTCGCGGACCAGCTCCGCCAGCGCATCGGCGACCGCCCGCTGTACATCTCGATCGACATCGACTGCCTCGACCCGGCGCACGCCCCCGGCACCGGCACCCCCGAGGCCGGCGGCATGACCTCCCGCGAGCTGCTGGAGATCCTGCGCGGCCTGTCCTCCTGCAACCTGGTCTCCGCGGACGTCGTCGAGGTCGCGCCCGCCTACGACCACGCCGAGATCACGGCCGTGGCCGCGTCCCACACCGCGTACGAGCTGACGACGATCATGTCGCGGCAGATCGCGGCCGCCAGGTCGGGTCGGTAG
- a CDS encoding acyl-CoA thioesterase, whose translation MNEPPAPAPAPLQDLLDLLDLERIEEDIFRGTSRPALIPRVFGGQVAAQALVAAGRTVPDDRFPHSLHAYFLRAGDPGAPIVYTVDRIRDGRSFTTRRVVAVQRGRPIFHLSASFQLHEEGLEHQEPAPPAPDPLTLPTAAELLPRYADRFAGPDVVERLLEARAAVDLRYVGDPPFARYGEPREPRSQVWFRTNGKLADDPLLHVCLATYVSDMTLLDSVLLAHGRGGWVVGDVVGASLDHAMWFHRPFRADEWLLYDQESPTSQGGRGLARGRIFTEGGELAVSVIQEGLVRIPRTWD comes from the coding sequence GTGAACGAACCCCCGGCCCCGGCCCCCGCCCCGTTGCAGGACCTCCTCGACCTGCTCGACCTCGAACGGATCGAGGAGGACATCTTCCGCGGCACCAGCCGGCCCGCCCTGATCCCCCGCGTCTTCGGCGGCCAGGTCGCCGCCCAGGCGCTGGTCGCGGCCGGCCGGACGGTCCCGGACGACCGCTTCCCGCACTCCCTGCACGCCTACTTCCTGCGGGCGGGCGACCCCGGCGCGCCCATCGTCTACACGGTGGACCGCATCCGCGACGGCCGCTCCTTCACCACCCGCCGCGTGGTGGCCGTCCAGCGCGGCCGGCCGATCTTCCACCTCTCGGCGTCCTTCCAGCTCCACGAGGAGGGGCTGGAGCACCAGGAGCCGGCCCCGCCCGCGCCCGACCCGCTCACCCTGCCGACCGCCGCCGAGCTGCTGCCCCGGTACGCCGACCGGTTCGCGGGCCCGGACGTCGTCGAGCGGCTGCTGGAGGCCCGGGCCGCCGTCGACCTGCGGTACGTCGGCGACCCGCCGTTCGCCCGGTACGGGGAGCCGCGCGAACCGCGGTCGCAGGTGTGGTTCCGCACCAACGGCAAACTCGCCGACGACCCGCTGCTCCACGTCTGCCTGGCCACCTACGTCTCCGACATGACGCTGCTCGACTCCGTCCTGCTCGCCCACGGCCGCGGCGGCTGGGTGGTCGGCGACGTCGTCGGCGCCAGCCTGGACCACGCCATGTGGTTCCACCGGCCGTTCCGCGCGGACGAGTGGCTGCTCTACGACCAGGAGAGCCCCACCTCCCAGGGCGGTCGGGGGCTGGCCCGCGGCCGGATCTTCACGGAGGGCGGGGAGTTGGCGGTGTCGGTGATCCAGGAGGGGCTGGTGCGGATTCCGCGGACGTGGGACTGA
- a CDS encoding hydroxymethylglutaryl-CoA lyase yields MTTDGLPMPVRDPALPDRVRIHEVGPRDGLQNEKAIVPVEVKADFVRRLADAGLRTIEATSFVRPEWVPQLADAEELLPLVEGLAENGVRLPVLVPNERGLDRALALGAREVTVFASATESFAKANLNRTVDASLAMFEPVVRRAKDEGARVRGYLSMCFGDPWEGPVPIERVADVGRRLYEMGCDELSLGDTIGVATPGHVTALLTAFTAAGVPTDHLAVHFHDTYGQALANTLTALRHGVTTVDASAGGLGGCPYAKSATGNLATEDLVWMLHGLGIETGVDLGRLTATSVWMAAHLGRPSPSRTVRAISHQES; encoded by the coding sequence ATGACGACCGACGGCCTGCCCATGCCCGTACGGGACCCCGCCCTCCCGGACCGCGTCCGGATCCACGAGGTGGGCCCCCGCGACGGTCTGCAGAACGAGAAGGCGATCGTCCCGGTCGAGGTGAAGGCGGACTTCGTCCGCCGCCTCGCCGACGCGGGCCTGCGCACGATCGAGGCGACGAGCTTCGTCCGCCCCGAGTGGGTGCCGCAGCTCGCGGACGCCGAGGAACTCCTGCCCCTGGTCGAGGGGCTCGCCGAAAACGGAGTCCGCCTCCCCGTCCTCGTCCCCAACGAGCGCGGCCTCGACCGCGCCCTCGCCCTGGGCGCCCGCGAGGTGACGGTCTTCGCCAGCGCCACCGAGTCGTTCGCCAAGGCCAACCTCAACCGCACGGTCGACGCGTCGCTCGCCATGTTCGAGCCGGTGGTCCGCCGCGCGAAGGACGAGGGCGCCCGGGTCCGCGGCTACCTCTCCATGTGCTTCGGGGACCCCTGGGAGGGCCCGGTCCCGATCGAGCGCGTCGCGGACGTCGGCCGCCGCCTGTACGAGATGGGCTGCGACGAGCTGAGCCTCGGCGACACCATCGGCGTCGCGACCCCGGGCCACGTCACGGCCCTCCTCACGGCGTTCACCGCGGCGGGCGTCCCCACCGACCACCTCGCCGTGCACTTCCACGACACCTACGGCCAGGCCCTGGCCAACACCCTCACGGCCCTGCGCCACGGCGTGACCACCGTGGACGCCTCCGCGGGCGGCCTCGGCGGCTGCCCGTACGCGAAGAGCGCCACCGGCAACCTCGCCACCGAAGACCTCGTCTGGATGCTCCACGGCCTCGGGATCGAAACCGGGGTCGACCTCGGCCGGCTCACCGCCACAAGCGTGTGGATGGCCGCCCACCTGGGACGGCCGAGCCCGTCCCGTACCGTCCGCGCCATCTCCCACCAGGAGTCCTGA
- a CDS encoding carboxyl transferase domain-containing protein, translated as MQQAPALVSAADPASEGWRGNEAAHRELVARLREKLAAARLGGGERARARHTARGKLLPRDRVDALLDPGSPFLELAPLAADGMYGGAAPAAGVIAGIGRVSGREVVIVANDATVKGGTYYPMTVKKHLRAQEIALENRLPCLYLVDSGGAFLPMQDEVFPDREHFGRIFYNQARMSGAGIPQIAAVLGSCTAGGAYVPAMSDEAVIVRDQGTIFLGGPPLVKAATGEVVTAEELGGGEVHSKVSGVTDHLAEDDAHALRIVRTIVSTLGDRGPLPWRVEPVEEPKADPAGLYGVVPVDSRTPYDVREVIARVVDGSRFAEFKAEFGQTLVTGFARIHGHPVGIVANNGILFAESAQKGAHFIELCDQRGIPLVFLQNISGFMVGRQYEAGGIAKHGAKMVTAVACARVPKLTVVIGGSYGAGNYSMCGRAYSPRFLWMWPNAKISVMGGEQAASVLATVKRDQLEARGEEWSAEDEEAFKAPVREQYETQGNAYYATARLWDDGVIDPLETRRVLGLALTACANAPLPERDPNAPGYGVFRM; from the coding sequence ATGCAGCAGGCACCGGCGCTGGTCAGCGCCGCAGATCCGGCGTCCGAAGGCTGGCGCGGCAACGAGGCCGCGCACCGCGAGCTCGTCGCGCGGCTGCGCGAGAAGCTGGCGGCGGCCCGGCTGGGCGGAGGCGAGCGCGCCCGCGCCCGGCACACCGCGCGGGGCAAGCTGCTCCCCCGGGACCGGGTGGACGCCCTGCTGGACCCCGGCTCCCCCTTCCTGGAGCTGGCCCCGCTGGCCGCCGACGGCATGTACGGCGGGGCGGCCCCCGCCGCCGGGGTGATCGCGGGCATCGGCCGGGTCTCGGGCCGCGAGGTGGTGATCGTCGCCAACGACGCGACGGTCAAGGGCGGCACCTACTACCCGATGACCGTCAAGAAGCACCTCCGGGCACAGGAGATCGCCCTGGAGAACCGCCTCCCCTGCCTCTACCTGGTGGACTCCGGCGGCGCCTTCCTGCCCATGCAGGACGAGGTCTTCCCGGACCGCGAGCACTTCGGGCGGATCTTCTACAACCAGGCCCGGATGTCCGGCGCCGGAATCCCGCAGATCGCGGCCGTCCTCGGCTCCTGCACGGCCGGCGGCGCCTACGTCCCGGCGATGAGCGACGAGGCCGTGATCGTCCGCGACCAGGGCACGATCTTCCTGGGCGGCCCGCCGCTGGTGAAGGCCGCGACGGGCGAGGTCGTCACCGCCGAGGAGCTGGGCGGCGGCGAGGTGCACTCCAAGGTCTCCGGCGTCACCGACCACCTCGCGGAGGACGACGCGCACGCGCTGCGGATCGTCCGCACGATCGTCTCGACGCTCGGCGACCGCGGGCCGCTGCCCTGGCGGGTCGAGCCCGTCGAGGAGCCCAAGGCCGACCCCGCCGGGCTCTACGGCGTCGTCCCGGTCGACTCCCGCACGCCCTACGACGTCCGCGAGGTCATCGCGCGGGTGGTGGACGGCTCGCGGTTCGCCGAGTTCAAGGCCGAGTTCGGGCAGACGCTGGTGACCGGCTTCGCCCGGATCCACGGCCACCCGGTCGGCATCGTCGCCAACAACGGCATCCTCTTCGCCGAATCCGCCCAGAAGGGCGCCCACTTCATCGAGCTGTGCGACCAGCGCGGCATACCGCTGGTCTTCCTCCAGAACATCTCCGGCTTCATGGTCGGCCGGCAGTACGAGGCCGGCGGCATCGCCAAGCACGGCGCCAAGATGGTGACGGCCGTGGCCTGCGCCCGCGTCCCCAAGCTGACGGTCGTCATCGGCGGCTCGTACGGCGCCGGCAACTACTCGATGTGCGGCCGGGCCTACTCGCCCCGCTTCCTGTGGATGTGGCCCAACGCCAAGATCTCCGTGATGGGCGGCGAGCAGGCCGCCTCCGTCCTCGCCACCGTCAAGCGCGACCAGTTGGAGGCGCGCGGCGAGGAGTGGAGCGCGGAGGACGAGGAGGCGTTCAAGGCGCCCGTCCGCGAGCAGTACGAGACCCAGGGCAACGCCTACTACGCGACCGCGCGGCTGTGGGACGACGGCGTCATCGACCCGCTGGAGACCCGCCGGGTCCTCGGCCTCGCCCTCACCGCCTGCGCCAACGCCCCCCTGCCCGAACGCGACCCGAACGCGCCCGGCTACGGCGTCTTCCGGATGTGA
- a CDS encoding TetR/AcrR family transcriptional regulator, translated as MNPAPTAPAAPAAPTRREQILREAARLFAERGFHGVGVDEIGAAVGISGPGLYRHFAGKDAMLAELLVGISGRLLASGRERRAAAEAADAGPAAVLDSLIDGHIDFALDDRALITLHDRELGQLRDVDRKQVRSLQRQYVELWVEVVRALHPGVTEDDARAAVHAVFGLLNSTPHLGRSGGLPGRDATAALLRRLAHGALAALSGPARP; from the coding sequence GTGAACCCAGCGCCCACCGCCCCCGCCGCCCCGGCCGCCCCCACCCGCCGCGAGCAGATCCTGCGCGAGGCCGCCCGCCTCTTCGCCGAGCGCGGCTTCCACGGCGTCGGGGTGGACGAGATAGGGGCCGCGGTCGGCATCAGCGGTCCCGGGCTCTACCGCCACTTCGCGGGCAAGGACGCGATGCTCGCCGAGCTGCTGGTGGGCATCAGCGGCCGGCTGCTGGCGAGCGGGCGGGAGCGCCGGGCCGCGGCGGAGGCGGCGGACGCCGGTCCCGCCGCCGTCCTGGACTCGCTCATCGACGGGCACATCGACTTCGCCCTGGACGACCGGGCGCTGATCACCCTGCACGACCGGGAACTGGGCCAGCTCCGCGACGTCGACCGCAAGCAGGTCCGCTCGCTCCAGCGGCAGTACGTGGAGCTGTGGGTCGAGGTCGTGCGCGCGCTGCACCCCGGGGTCACCGAGGACGACGCCCGGGCCGCCGTCCACGCGGTGTTCGGCCTGCTCAACTCCACCCCGCACCTCGGCCGCTCCGGCGGGCTGCCCGGCCGCGACGCCACCGCCGCGCTGCTCCGCCGGCTGGCGCACGGCGCGCTCGCGGCCCTCAGCGGTCCCGCCCGCCCCTGA
- a CDS encoding acyl-CoA dehydrogenase family protein, translated as MRRTVFNEDHEAFRETIRAFIAAEVTPYYDEWREAGQAPRDFYKKLGELGVFGIEVPEEYGGAGEASFKYQAVITEECARAAVSFGGSSVHTALVLPYLLKYATEEQKRRWLPPFVSGDMMTAIAMTEPGTGSDLAGMKTTAKLSADGSHYVLNGAKTFITGGVLADRVIVCARTAPPTPEDRRGGITLLFVDTRSEGYAVGRKLEKLGLKTSDTAELSFTDVKVPVEDRLGEEGKAFSYLAHNLPQERLGIAFSAYAQSAAAVEFARKYVAERTVFGQPVASFQNTKFVLADCKAEVDAMQAVVDRALDAHDARELSAADAASAKLFTTERAAVVIDKCLQLHGGYGYMMEYPIARLYADTRVSRIYGGTSEVMRSIVAKSMGL; from the coding sequence GTGCGTCGGACGGTGTTCAACGAGGACCACGAGGCGTTCCGGGAGACCATCCGCGCCTTCATCGCCGCGGAGGTCACCCCGTACTACGACGAGTGGCGCGAGGCCGGGCAGGCGCCGCGCGACTTCTACAAGAAGCTCGGCGAGCTGGGCGTCTTCGGCATCGAGGTCCCCGAGGAGTACGGCGGCGCCGGCGAGGCGAGCTTCAAGTACCAGGCCGTCATCACCGAGGAGTGCGCCCGCGCGGCCGTCAGCTTCGGCGGCAGCAGCGTGCACACCGCGCTCGTCCTTCCGTACCTGCTGAAGTACGCCACCGAGGAGCAGAAGCGGCGCTGGCTGCCGCCGTTCGTCAGCGGCGACATGATGACCGCCATCGCCATGACCGAGCCGGGCACCGGCTCCGACCTGGCCGGGATGAAGACCACGGCCAAGCTGTCCGCCGACGGCAGCCACTACGTCCTCAACGGCGCCAAGACCTTCATCACCGGCGGCGTGCTCGCCGACCGGGTGATCGTCTGCGCCCGCACCGCCCCGCCCACCCCCGAGGACCGGCGCGGCGGGATCACCCTCCTCTTCGTCGACACCCGCTCCGAGGGCTACGCGGTCGGCCGCAAGCTGGAGAAGCTGGGCCTGAAGACCTCCGACACCGCCGAACTCTCCTTCACCGACGTCAAGGTGCCCGTCGAGGACCGGCTCGGCGAGGAGGGCAAGGCGTTCTCCTACCTCGCGCACAACCTGCCGCAGGAGCGGCTGGGCATCGCCTTCTCGGCGTACGCGCAGTCCGCCGCCGCCGTGGAGTTCGCGCGGAAGTACGTGGCCGAGCGCACGGTCTTCGGGCAGCCGGTGGCGTCGTTCCAGAACACCAAGTTCGTCCTCGCCGACTGCAAGGCCGAGGTCGACGCCATGCAGGCCGTCGTCGACCGGGCGCTGGACGCGCACGACGCCCGCGAGCTGAGCGCCGCCGACGCCGCGTCCGCGAAGCTCTTCACCACCGAACGCGCCGCCGTGGTCATCGACAAGTGCCTCCAGCTGCACGGCGGTTACGGCTACATGATGGAGTACCCCATCGCGCGGCTGTACGCCGACACCCGGGTCAGCCGGATCTACGGCGGCACCAGCGAGGTCATGCGTTCCATCGTCGCCAAGTCGATGGGCCTCTGA
- a CDS encoding phosphatase, with protein sequence MPTPQTVPSRAELFDHLVRTRIAGVVATPRQNSLDHYRKLAHGDRSYWLGVELGDRWKDEQDVLAVMAERCGVSDDPALRTGQDTIDPELTIAALERAASFLRKAAEARQRVLFATGHPGGLLDVHRATAAGLRAAGCEIVSVPGVPRADEGAVYQVADVAVFERGATLWHTHSPAPMAAVLDALAREGRPLPDLVVADHGWAGCAAQYGIDTVGFADCNDPALFLAEAEGLLRVAVPLDDHVVDPRFYEPMTAYLLDAAGVRAV encoded by the coding sequence ATGCCGACGCCGCAGACCGTACCCAGCCGAGCCGAGCTGTTCGACCACCTCGTCCGGACGCGCATCGCGGGAGTCGTCGCGACGCCCCGCCAGAACAGCCTCGACCACTACCGCAAACTCGCGCACGGCGACCGGTCGTACTGGCTGGGCGTGGAGCTGGGCGACCGCTGGAAGGACGAGCAGGACGTGCTGGCCGTCATGGCCGAGCGCTGCGGGGTCAGCGACGACCCCGCGCTGCGGACCGGGCAGGACACCATCGACCCGGAACTGACGATCGCCGCGCTGGAGCGGGCGGCCTCGTTCCTGCGCAAGGCGGCGGAGGCGCGGCAGCGGGTGCTGTTCGCCACCGGCCACCCCGGCGGCCTGCTGGACGTGCACCGGGCGACGGCCGCGGGCCTGCGCGCCGCCGGCTGCGAGATCGTCTCCGTACCCGGGGTGCCGCGGGCGGACGAGGGCGCGGTGTACCAGGTCGCGGACGTGGCGGTGTTCGAACGCGGGGCCACGCTGTGGCACACCCACTCCCCCGCCCCGATGGCGGCGGTCCTGGACGCGCTGGCGCGCGAGGGCCGCCCACTGCCCGACCTGGTGGTCGCCGACCACGGGTGGGCCGGGTGCGCGGCGCAGTACGGCATCGACACGGTCGGCTTCGCGGACTGCAACGACCCGGCGCTGTTCCTGGCGGAGGCGGAGGGGCTGCTGAGGGTGGCGGTACCGCTCGACGACCATGTCGTCGACCCGCGGTTCTACGAGCCGATGACGGCGTACTTGCTGGACGCGGCGGGGGTGCGGGCGGTGTGA